A stretch of Telopea speciosissima isolate NSW1024214 ecotype Mountain lineage chromosome 11, Tspe_v1, whole genome shotgun sequence DNA encodes these proteins:
- the LOC122646236 gene encoding probable serine/threonine-protein kinase PBL15, with product MKPWRFSSGSLPSPSPSPATMPKKDPKPWRPFSGKYCCSVDDHIVFGNFSRCRPSRSEFSKKVAELPSFRWLSISDLSSSTSSTRINEDLAHSFGPDLFDFQLSELRAITQNFSSNFLLGEGGFGTVHKGYIDENLRSGLLKPQAVAVKILDIEGLQGHREWLAEVIFLGQLRHPNLVKLIGYCCEDEDRLLVYEFMPRGSLENHLFKRISVSLPWGTRIKIAIGAAKGLAFLHGSEKPVIYRDFKTSNVLLDSDFSAKLSDFGLAKMGPEGSNTHVTTRVMGTYGYAAPEYVTTGHLTAKSDVYSFGVVLLELLTGRRAMDKTRPKSEQNLVDWVKPYLTSSRKLRYVMDPKLSGQYSVKGAREMASLALKCVSSHPKDRPKMSVIVDTLEELLHLRDMAGTCGQWPVSPKSTKNATSINGRRDSKLGGYRRQSPVAPSQKI from the exons ATGAAACCCTGGAGGTTCTCTTCTGGTTCTCTTCcgtctccttctccttctcctgctACAATGCCAAAGAAAGACCCAAAACCATGGAGACCCTTTAGTGGAAAGTACTGCTGTTCAGTTGATGATCACATAGTCTTTGGAAATTTCAGCCGGTGTAGACCATCACGGTCGGAATTCTCAAAGAAAGTCGCCGAATTACCATCTTTTCGCTGGTTATCTATCTCTGATCTTAGTAGTAGTACTTCATCAACACGTATAAATGAAGATCTGGCTCACTCTTTTGGTCctgatttatttgattttcaacTAAGTGAGCTACGTGCTATAACCCAAAATTTCTCTAGCAATTTCTTATTGGGAGAAGGTGGGTTTGGTACTGTTCACAAAGGCTACATCGATGAAAATTTAAGGTCAGGGTTATTGAAGCCTCAAGCTGTTGCTGTTAAGATTCTAGACATTGAAGGTCTGCAAGGCCACCGGGAATGGCTG gcGGAAGTGATTTTTCTTGGGCAACTGAGGCACCCAAATTTAGTAAAATTGATTGGATACTGTTGTGAAGATGAAGATAGGCTTCTGGTTTATGAGTTCATGCCTAGAGGAAGTTTAGAGAATCATCTCTTTAAGA GGATCTCTGTATCGTTGCCCTGGGGAACCAGGATTAAGATAGCGATCGGAGCTGCCAAAGGCTTAGCTTTCTTACATGGTTCTGAGAAACCCGTAATATACCGGGATTTCAAGACTTCTAATGTTCTACTGGACTCT GATTTCTCGGCTAAATTGTCCGATTTCGGGCTTGCGAAAATGGGCCCAGAGGGATCTAATACACATGTTACAACTCGAGTGATGGGAACTTATGGATATGCAGCACCAGAATATGTCACCACAG GGCATTTAACTGCTAAAAGTGACGTTTATAGCTTCGGGGTCGTACTATTAGAGCTACTAACTGGAAGAAGAGCAATGGACAAAACAAGGCCTAAGAGTGAACAAAATCTCGTTGATTGGGTGAAACCATACTTGACAAGTAGCCGGAAGCTGCGCTATGTCATGGATCCGAAACTTTCCGGCCAGTATTCCGTCAAGGGAGCACGTGAAATGGCTTCTTTGGCACTAAAATGTGTGAGTTCTCATCCTAAAGATCGACCAAAAATGTCCGTGATTGTCGACACACTTGAAGAGCTCCTACATCTAAGGGACATGGCTGGTACTTGTGGGCAATGGCCAGTATCACCAAAATCTACCAAGAATGCAACATCTATTAACGGAAGAAGGGACAGTAAGCTTGGGGGTTATAGGAGACAATCTCCGGTTGCTCCGAGCCAGAAAATTTAA